The Nostoc sp. NIES-3756 DNA window GATAATGTCGGTGTGGCTAATATTTTATCTTCTTCTGCTAACTGGGGGTTTTTCAGTACATCAATAACTTTTAACGCATAAATACCTTTAAATTCCTGTTCTAAAATGTTTTTGAGCGTCTTCAAGGCTCGGACGGAATTAGGTGTGTTTCCTGCAACGTAAAGCTTGAGGACGTATGTCTTTCTGGCTTTATTCATAAAGAGAGAAGATAGAAGTCAACATTTTAATATTAGAGGGTATTCATAAATTTCGTAGTCAAATACATTTTGTCTTTGTAAATACTTGAGTTAGCATAACTTCTACTATTTAAAAACTGCACCTCTATAGGTTTCACAAAGATGAGCTAGGATGTCTATAAGAGTTAAACGATAATCTATCAAAGTTTCATTACCTCTGCCCTCTAAACGTAGCTGCTGGGAAAATTCATCAATCAGTTCCATATGAATTTCTATAATTTCTGGCACAGGAATATTAGCACAAAATACTGCATTG harbors:
- the kaiB gene encoding circadian clock protein KaiB — protein: MNKARKTYVLKLYVAGNTPNSVRALKTLKNILEQEFKGIYALKVIDVLKNPQLAEEDKILATPTLSKILPPPVRKIIGDLSDRERVLIGLDLLYEELTEEDWEAQSNL
- a CDS encoding circadian clock protein KaiA, with translation MTQEVDRRVLLQQIKADYRQILLSYFTTDKALQEKIDKFVNAVFCANIPVPEIIEIHMELIDEFSQQLRLEGRGNETLIDYRLTLIDILAHLCETYRGAVFK